From the genome of Vigna angularis cultivar LongXiaoDou No.4 chromosome 11, ASM1680809v1, whole genome shotgun sequence, one region includes:
- the LOC108333849 gene encoding histone-lysine N-methyltransferase ATXR3 isoform X1 has product MGDGGVPCMPLQYIMERLPSSEKTVVCGGKSGNGFNSKLFKFAGNEKRKMKARKSELGLDRVSKRSSNDVENGGEVEKQQEKVQKEEVEEGELGTLKWPRTDLENGEFVPEMPPPAQPRKGEIENGEIVSEKWKGRELEKGEIASGKWRKEDVERGEIVPEKGGRKGEAERGEYGSWRGVNDEIEKGEFIPDRWYKGDYDSRIRRYHSGRDKGWKIERERERESTPSSGRYSGDDFFRKKDLNIRGSQHSKSSPRWEGGQQRNVRISSKIVDDEKNVHSNGKDHARDYTSGSRLKRLGNDTDSYERKHSADYAGLKSRRLSDDSCRQVYSENYSRRSVERSYRTNNATKLSADKYSSRNHESSLSIRQAYDRHGRSPGHSERSPRERGRYYDHRDRTPVRRSPCGRDRSPYNREKSPHGRERSPYPYNREKSPHGRERSPYTRNWDRSRQPDHKLRSPTRSEQSPPDRSRRHDPKDSTTNLLEASTLDQARKDSRRDSSCKTLPSEKHDSQNCCKDQEDKQTQRDSNCSSTESQNEKSVQETIKSVEKDICNQPLNEHRSCSPTVTHKESPLSEPPPEEMPSMEEDMDICDTPPHVPVVTDLSSGKWYYLDYGGVENGPAKLCDIKVLVEEGVLMSDHFIKHIDSDRWLTVENAASPLAPQNFPSIVSDSITQLVNPPEAPGNILSDTADIFQSAHENHQEMLTSSPPPLVCPIDSLRSSELLEDFHIDERVKNLLEGYDVTPEMEPEAIKEVLLMNFENARGEGSRDYDGFPWNVSCLGEDYDSSTDLASRDSESQLSMSSDKDNGLGFGISSDWFSTRWSCKGGDWKRNDDSLDRYSRKKLVLNNGFSLCQMPKSGCEDPRWPQKDELYFPSQNKRLDLPLWAFCADERDECTAAGRSVQSKPVSVRGVKGNVLSVVRINACVVKDQGSLVSESRHKTRGKERHHSRSSRPFSATSDSKRSSTEHDSQLKAFSDQGSYRIMEFLNTPKDHLCTIHELQLHLGDWYYYDGSGRERGPSSFSELQYLVDQGIIKRHSSVFRKSDKLWVPVTSGTETSDGSLTIQQESSSVSGFSSKQTQACGEPYTNSSLFNSLHPQFIGYTRGKLHELVMKSYKSREFAAAINEVLDPWINARQPKKEIEKLLYWKSEGDAHATKRARILDDSEDDSDLEDGDFTIEKDESSFEDLCGDATFPEDEIGVADSQMGSWDNLDGRVLAQIFHFLKSDLKSLVFASLTCKRWRASVRFYKEVSMQVNLSSLGHSCTDAMLWNILNGYEKEKINSIILRGCVNITVEMLEKVLLSFPGLFTVDIRGCNQFGELTLKFANVKWIKSRSSYLTKISEDPHKIRSLKHITELASSVSKSNSIGIDDFGQLKDYFDSVDKRDTKQLFRQNLYKRSKLYDARKSSSILSRDARTRRWAIKKTESGYKRMEEFLASRLREIMKTNSCDFFVPKVAEIEAKMKNGYYSSRGLNSVKEDISRMCRDAIKVKNRGDASYMNHIITLFIQLATRLEESSKSVHERNLLKSWDNDLPAVSCSTLSKYKKNRSVNERKYRSNGLDNVEYTSDREIKRRLSKLNKKSMDSESETSDDDLMSYEDGKSDSDTTTSDTESEREVHSESLIRESRGEGYLTPEEDLDFITDDREWGARMTKASLVPPVTRKYKVIDQYCIVADEEDVRRKMRVSLPDDYAEKLSAQKNGTEESDMELPEVKDYKPRKQLGYEVIEQEVYGIDPFTHNLLLDSMPEELDWALPEKHLFIEDTLLRTLNRQGRNFTGTGSTPMSYPLRPVVEDIKRQAEDDCDARMVKMCQGILKAMDSRPEDKYVAYRKGLGVVCNKEEGFGEDDFVVEFLGEVYPVWKWFEKQDGIRSLQKDSKDPAPEFYNIYLERPKGDADGYDLVVVDAMHMANYASRICHSCRPNCEAKVTAVDGQYQIGIYSVRKIQHGEEITFDYNSVTESKEEYEASVCLCGSQVCRGSYLNLTGEGAFQKVLKDSHGILDRHYLMLEACELNSVSEEDYNDLGRAGLGSCLLGGLPDWLVAYAARLVRFINFERTKLPEEILKHNLEEKRKYFSDICLEVERSDAEVQAEGVYNQRLQNLAVTLDKVRYVMRCIFGDPRKAPPPLEKLSPEATVSFLWKGEGSFVEELLKCIAPHIEEEILKDLKLKIHAHDPSNSVDIQKELRKSLLWLRDEIRNLPCTYKCRHDAAADLIHIYAYTKYFFRIQNYEAITSPPVYISPLDLGPKYTNKSGAEFQEYRKIYGENYCLGQLIFWHNQSNADPDRSLARASRGCLSLPDTSSFYAKAQKPSRHCVYGPRTVRSMLARMEKQPQRSWPKDRIWSFKSSPKFFGSPMLDAVVNNSALDREMVHWLKHRPAIFQAMWDR; this is encoded by the exons ATGGGCGATGGAGGCGTCCCGTGCATGCCTTTGCAGTATATTATGGAGAGGTTGCCGAGTTCCGAGAAGACTGTTGTGTGCGGAGGCAAGAGTGGGAATGGCTTCAATTCCAAGTTGTTCAAGTTTGCTGGCAAtgagaagaggaagatgaaggcGAGAAAGAGTGAATTGGGGTTGGACAGAGTGAGCAAGAGGAGCAGCAATGATGTTGAGAATGGTGGCGAAGTGGAGAAACAGCAAGAGAAGGTGCAGaaggaggaagtggaggaaggtgAATTGGGCACTTTGAAGTGGCCTAGGACTGACCTGGAAAATGGGGAGTTCGTGCCAGAGATGCCGCCACCAGCCCAACCGAGGAAGGGCGAGATTGAGAACGGGGAGATTGTGAGTGAGAAGTGGAAAGGAAGGGAGCTGGAGAAGGGGGAGATTGCTTCTGGGAAATGGAGGAAAGAGGATGTTGAAAGAGGGGAGATAGTTCCTGAGAAGGGTGGTAGGAAAGGGGAAGCTGAGAGAGGTGAATATGGGTCGTGGAGAGGTGTAAATGATGAAATTGAGAAGGGAGAATTCATTCCGGATAGATGGTACAAGGGGGATTATGACAGTAGAATCCGCAGGTACCATTCAGGTAGGGACAAAGGGTGGAAAATTGAACGTGAACGTGAACGTGAAAGTACACCTTCTTCTGGGAGATATTCTGGGGATGATTTTTTTAGGAAGAAGGATTTGAATATTCGTGGGAGTCAGCATTCTAAAAGTTCTCCCAGGTGGGAGGGTGGACAACAGCGGAATGTAAGGATCAGTTCTAAGATTGTGGATGACGAGAAGAACGTTCACAGCAATGGTAAGGACCATGCACGAGATTACACTTCTGGAAGTCGGTTGAAGAGGCTTGGTAATGATACTGACAGCTATGAGCGGAAGCATTCTGCAGATTATGCCGGTTTAAAAAGTCGAAGACTTTCTGATGATAGCTGTCGCCAAGTTTATTCAGAAAACTATTCTCGTCGTTCTGTGGAACGGTCTTACCGAACTAATAATGCTACCAAATTATCGGCAGATAAATATTCAAGTAGGAATCATGAATCTTCTTTGTCTATTAGACAGGCTTATGACAGGCATGGGCGCAGCCCTGGTCATTCTGAGCGATCCCCACGTGAACGAGGCAGGTATTATGATCACAGGGATCGAACTCCAGTACGCAGGTCTCCTTGTGGTCGTGACAGATCTCCATATAACCGGGAGAAGTCCCCACATGGACGGGAGAGGTCCCCATATCCGTATAACCGGGAGAAATCCCCCCATGGTCGGGAGAGGTCGCCATATACAAGGAACTGGGACAGAAGTCGTCAGCCTGATCATAAATTGAGAAGTCCGACACGTTCTGAACAGTCACCACCCGATCGAAGTCGGCGGCACGATCCTAAGGATAGTACCACAAATTTGTTAGAAGCATCTACCCTTGATCAGGCTAGGAAAGACAGTCGACGTGATTCAAGTTGTAAAACCTTACCAAGTGAAAAACATGATTCCCAAAATTGTTGTAAGGATCAAGAAGATAAGCAGACTCAGAGGGATTCAAACTGTTCAAGTACCGAATCTCAGAATGAAAAAAGTGTGCAAGAGACCATTAAGTCTGTTGAGAAAGACATCTGCAATCAACCTTTAAATGAACACCGGAGTTGCAGCCCAACCGTTACCCACAAAGAATCTCCTCTCTCCGAGCCACCTCCTGAGGAGATGCCTTCTATGGAGGAGGATATGGACATTTGTGATACCCCTCCACATGTCCCTGTGGTGACAGATTTGTCTTCAGGGAAATGGTATTACCTGGACTATGGTGGTGTGGAAAATGGGCCTGCTAAATTGTGCGACATCAAGGTCCTTGTGGAGGAAGGTGTACTAATGTCAGATCACTTTATCAAGCACATAGATAGTGACAGGTGGTTAACAGTTGAAAATGCCGCGTCACCTTTGGCACCTCAGAACTTTCCTTCGATTGTGTCGGATAGCATAACTCAACTGGTAAATCCCCCAGAAGCTCCTGGTAATATCTTGTCAGATACAGCTGATATTTTTCAATCTGCTCATGAGAATCACCAGGAAATGCTAACCTCCTCGCCGCCTCCATTAGTGTGCCCCATTGACAGTTTGCGTTCATCTGAACTTTTGGAGGACTTCCACATTGATGAAAGAGTTAAAAATCTCTTGGAGGGTTATGATGTCACTCCTGAGATGGAACCTGAGGCAATAAAAG AAGTGTTGctaatgaattttgaaaatgcAAGAGGGGAGGGATCGAGAGATTATGATG GTTTTCCTTGGAATGTTTCCTGCCTTGGGGAAGATTATGATTCTAGTACTGATTTAGCATCTAGAGATTCTGAGTCTCAGTTAAGTATGTCATCTGATAAGGATAATGGACTAGGCTTTGGTATTTCTAGTGACTGGTTTTCCACCCGTTGGTCATGTAAGGGTGGTGACTGGAAGAGGAATGATGATTCCCTGGATAGATATTCTAGAAAGAAACTTGTCCTAAATAATGGTTTTTCGTTATGTCAAATGCCAAAGTCTGGATGTGAAGATCCTCGTTGGCCTCAAAAAGATGAACTGTATTTTCCTTCTCAAAACAAGAGGCTTGATCTTCCTCTGTGGGCTTTCTGTGCTGATGAGCGGGATGAATGCACTGCTGCAGGTAGATCAGTTCAAAGTAAGCCTGTTTCTGTGAGAGGAGTGAAAGGCAATGTTCTTTCAGTGGTCAGGATAAATGCATGTGTAGTAAAGGACCAGGGGTCATTGGTCTCTGAGTCACGCCACAAGACGCGGGGCAAGGAAAGACATCATTCTAGGTCAAGTCGGCCCTTCTCTGCAACCAGTGATAGCAAGAGATCATCAACTGAACATGATTCCCAGTTAAAAGCTTTTAGTGATCAAGGTTCTTACAGGATCATGGAATTCCTTAACACTCCCAAAGACCATCTCTGTACTATCCATGAGTTGCAATTACATTTGGGTGACTGGTATTATTACGATGGTTCTGGGCGTGAAAGGGGCCCCTCATCATTTTCAGAGCTACAGTATTTAGTAGATCAAGGTATCATAAAAAGGCATAGCAGTGTGTTCAGGAAAAGTGACAAACTCTGGGTTCCTGTCACCTCTGGAACAGAAACATCTGATGGCAGTCTCACGATCCAACAAGAAAGCAGTTCAGTATCTGGTTTTTCATCAAAGCAAACTCAGGCATGTGGTGAACCTTACACAAATTCAAGTTTGTTTAACAGCTTGCATCCTCAGTTTATTGGTTATACTCGTGGGAAGCTACATGAGCTTGTGATGAAATCATATAAGAGCCGAGAGTTTGCTGCAGCTATAAATGAGGTTTTAGATCCCTGGATCAATGCAAGACAaccaaagaaagaaattgaaaaactaCTTTATTGGAAATCAG AAGGTGATGCACATGCAACCAAGAGAGCCCGGATACTTGATGATAGTGAAGATGACAGTGATTTGGAAGATGGTGATTTTACTATCGAGAAGGATGAATCTAGTTTTGAGGATCTATGTGGTGATGCTACTTTTCCTGAAGATGAAATTGGTGTTGCTGATTCTCAAATGGGAAGCTGGGACAATTTGGATGGCCGTGTGCTAGCACAGATTTTCCATtttttgaaatctgatttgaAGTCCCTTGTTTTTGCTTCATTGACTTGCAAGCGCTGGAGAGCTTCTGTAAGGTTTTATAAAGAAGTGTCAATGCAGGTCAATTTGTCATCCTTGGGTCATTCATGCACTGATGCCATGTTGTGGAACATTTTG AATGGATACGAGAAAGAGAAGATCAATTCTATAATTCTAAGGGGTTGTGTTAATATTACAGTTGAGATGCTTGAGAAAGTTCTTCTTTCATTTCCTGGTTTATTTACAGTAGACATTAGAGGGTGCAACCAGTTTGGAGAGCTCACTCTTAAATTTGCGAATGTGAAATGGATCAAGAGCCGGAGTTCATACTTGACTAAAATTTCTGAGGATCCTCACAAAATTAGAAGTCTTAAACACATTACAGAGCTAGCCTCGTCTGTTTCCAAATCCAACAGTATAGGTATAGATGATTTTGGGCAATTGAAGGACTATTTTGATAGTGTGGATAAGAGAGATACCAAGCAATTGTTCCGTCAAAACTTGTACAAGCGATCAAAACTATATGATGCTAGAAAGTCCTCCTCCATTCTATCGAGGGATGCTCGAACAAGACGGTGGGCAATCAAGAAAACTGAAAGTGGTTATAAGAGGATGGAGGAATTCCTTGCTTCAAGACTCCGTGAAATTATGAAGACAAACTCTTGTGACTTTTTTGTGCCCAAG gTTGCAGAAATTGAGgctaaaatgaaaaatggttATTATAGTAGCCGTGGGTTGAATTCTGTGAAAGAAGACATAAGTAGAATGTGTCGTGATGCCATAAA AGTGAAGAATCGGGGTGATGCCAGTTACATGAATCATATTATCACACTGTTTATTCAGCTTGCAACACGGCTGGAAGAGAGTTCTAAATCTGTGCATGAGAGAAATCTACTGAAATCGTGGGACAATGACTTGCCTGCAGTGTCCTGCTCTACTTTGTCAAAGTATAAGAAGAATAGGTCAGTGAATGAAAGGAAGTATAGGAGTAATGGTTTGGATAATGTGGAATATACCTCTGATCGAGAAATTAAGAGGCGATTATCAAAGTTGAACAAAAAATCGATGGACTCAGAGAGTGAAACATCTGATGATGATCTTATGTCTTATGAAGATGGAAAGAGTGACAGTGATACTACAACCTCTGACACTGAAAGCGAACGAGAAGTACATTCAGAAAGTCTGATTAGGGAGTCAAGAGGGGAAGGATACTTGACACCTGAGGAAGATTTGGATTTTATAACTGATGATCGAGAGTGGGGTGCACGCATGACAAAAGCAAGTTTGGTTCCTCCAGTTACCAGGAAATATAAAGTCATTGATCAATATTGCATTGTAGCCGATGAAGAGGATGTGCGAAGGAAGATGAGGGTTTCATTACCAGACGACTATGCTGAGAAGCTGAGTGCACAAAAGAATGGCACTGAGGAGTCAGATATGGAACTTCCTGAAGTGAAAGATTACAAACCTAGAAAGCAGCTAGGATATGAGGTTATCGAGCAAGAAGTTTATGGAATTGATCCTTTTACGCACAATCTTTTGCTTGATTCTATGCCAGAGGAGTTAGATTGGGCTCTGCCAGAGAAGCATTTGTTTATAGAAGATACACTCCTTCGAACATTGAATAGGCAAGGTAGAAATTTTACTGGAACTGGAAGCACTCCAATGAGCTACCCGTTGCGGCCTGTTGTTGAAGATATTAAAAGACAAGCTGAGGACGATTGTGATGCAAGAATGGTTAAAATGTGTCAAGGTATTCTGAAGGCCATGGATAGTCGTCCAGAAGACAAATACGTAGCTTATAGGAAG GGGCTTGGTGTTGTTTGCAACAAGGAAGAAGGATTTGGGGAAGATGATTTTGTTGTGGAGTTTCTGGGAGAG GTTTATCCTGTGTGGAAGTGGTTTGAAAAACAAGATGGGATTCGATCTCTGCAGAAAGATAGTAAAGATCCAGCACCAGAATTCTACAACATCTACCTTGAAAGGCCAAAG GGTGATGCTGATGGGTATGACTTAGTTGTTGTTGATGCCATGCATATGGCTAATTATGCCAGTCGAATATGTCATTCGTGCAGACCTAACTGtgaagccaa GGTTACTGCCGTTGATGGTCAATATCAAATTGGTATTTATAGTGTTCGTAAAATTCAACATGGTGAGGAGATCACTTTTGACTACAATTCTGTAACGGAG AGCAAGGAGGAGTATGAAGCATCGGTTTGTTTGTGTGGAAGCCAAGTATGCCGTGGGAGTTATCTGAATTTGACTGGTGAAGGGGCTTTCCAAAAG GTTCTGAAGGACTCTCATGGAATTCTTGATCGGCATTATTTAATGCTAGAAGCTTGTGAATTAAATTCTGTGTCTGAAGAGGACTATAATGACCTTGGAAGAGCTGGTTTAGGCAGTTGTTTGCTTGGAGGCCTGCCAGATTGGCTTGTTGCTTATGCGGCTCGCCTT GTGAGATTTATCAATTTTGAACGAACAAAACTTCCTGAAGAAATTCTAAAGCATAATctggaagaaaaaagaaaatatttttcagataTATGTCTTGAAGTTGAAAGGAGTGATGCCGAAGTTCAG GCTGAGGGCGTTTACAACCAAAGGCTTCAGAATCTTGCTGTCACTCTTGATAAG GTAAGGTATGTCATGAGATGTATTTTTGGCGATCCACGGAAAGCACCACCTCCTCTTGAGAAGCTCAGTCCTGAAGCAACTGTTTCCTTCCTCTGGAAAGGTGAGGGTTCATTTGTTGAGGAGCTTCTTAAGTGCATCGCTCCTCATATTGAAGAAGAGATCTTGAAGGATCTCAAGCTTAAAATTCATGCTCACGATCCTTCAAATTCAGTAGATATTCAAAAAGAGCTTCGGAAATCTTTGTTATG GTTGAGGGATGAAATCCGAAATCTTCCTTGTACATATAAATGTCGGCATGATGCTGCTGCTGACTTAATCCATATTTATGCTTATACCAAGTACTTCTTTAGGATACAG AATTATGAAGCGATTACATCACCACCTGTCTATATTAGTCCACTTGACTTAGGTCCCAAGTACACTAACAAGTCGGGAGCAGAATTTCAGGAGTACCGAAAGATATATGGCGAAAATTATTGTTTAGGACAGCTTATATTTTGGCATAACCAGAGTAATGCCGATCCAGATCGGAGCCTGGCTAGAGCTAGCAGGGGTTGCTTGTCTTTGCCAGATACCAGTTCCTTTTATGCCAAGGCGCAGAAGCCCTCTCGACATTGTGTTTATGGTCCAAGGACCGTCAGATCTATGCTTGCTAGAAtg GAGAAGCAGCCGCAGAGATCTTGGCCCAAAGACCGGATATGGTCATTCAAAAGTTCTCCGAAATTCTTTGGTAGCCCAATGTTAGATGCTGTAGTAAATAACTCTGCACTGGACAGGGAGATGGTTCATTGGTTGAAGCACAGACCTGCCATATTCCAAGCCATGTGGGACCGTTAA